From Bacillus sp. FSL K6-3431, the proteins below share one genomic window:
- a CDS encoding glycoside hydrolase family 76 protein — protein MTKEYWEKYADELQKELIFKFWNDEKAILNAWDNKPYEESQTLMYWWYAHAVDNWVDAFDRTGKEEYKERLTTLIESTKKYNGQTLINNYYDDMEWMALAQLRMYEITKDDYYKNYVIELWEDIKTAWNDHMGGGMAWKKDQLDYKNTPANAPASILGARMYKSFGNVEDLQWSKKIYEFNKAVLVNETGFVEDGINRLGDGKIDSDWKFTYCQGVFIGAATELYEITNEDIYLLDAQKTINATFDQLVDGKTGMLPDEGGDDCGLFKGILVRYLALYYSRYGDEKIKDTLIKNAEVMKKHLDDQPNKIIGTSWEMPQEHSQLATYLSGIMLVEAFASIK, from the coding sequence GTGACTAAAGAATATTGGGAAAAGTATGCTGATGAGTTACAGAAAGAATTAATATTTAAGTTTTGGAATGATGAAAAAGCTATATTGAACGCTTGGGATAATAAACCCTACGAGGAATCACAAACACTCATGTACTGGTGGTACGCACATGCTGTTGATAATTGGGTTGATGCTTTTGACAGAACAGGTAAAGAGGAATACAAAGAGCGGTTAACTACATTAATAGAAAGTACAAAAAAATATAACGGTCAAACATTAATAAACAATTATTATGATGATATGGAATGGATGGCTTTAGCACAGTTACGCATGTATGAAATAACAAAAGATGATTATTACAAAAACTATGTAATAGAGTTATGGGAAGATATTAAAACTGCTTGGAATGATCATATGGGCGGTGGAATGGCCTGGAAAAAAGATCAATTAGATTATAAAAATACACCCGCTAATGCGCCGGCATCCATACTGGGAGCACGCATGTATAAAAGTTTTGGAAATGTAGAGGACTTACAATGGTCCAAAAAAATATATGAATTTAATAAGGCGGTATTAGTTAACGAAACAGGATTTGTGGAAGATGGAATAAATAGATTGGGTGATGGGAAAATTGATTCGGATTGGAAGTTCACATATTGCCAAGGAGTTTTTATTGGAGCGGCAACGGAGCTTTATGAAATTACGAATGAGGATATATACTTATTGGATGCCCAAAAGACAATTAATGCAACGTTTGATCAACTTGTGGATGGTAAAACAGGAATGTTACCAGATGAAGGTGGAGATGACTGCGGATTATTCAAAGGGATTTTAGTACGTTATTTAGCCTTATACTATAGCCGTTATGGCGATGAAAAAATAAAAGATACGCTGATAAAAAATGCAGAAGTGATGAAAAAACACTTGGATGATCAACCAAATAAGATCATTGGAACATCATGGGAAATGCCCCAAGAGCATTCGCAACTAGCAACGTACCTAAGTGGAATAATGCTAGTAGAGGCATTTGCGTCAATTAAATAA
- a CDS encoding CAP domain-containing protein, which yields MKRFLFLILIICIAYISKPAWTEYVNRETSQSAIDSISAKIESVKNNPDIASGINTITDTFQGLVGRLEDSIDDKKSDSSKVENPTLTTPAHQKFSVHNIELGDSKDEVEQMVGTPKRMSKNEYGVDWYSYHENYQNFMMVSYDENNIVSGLYTNQDLISSTDGIALGGTKESIEGYLGEPLTKIRKGLVFYQVQDNGEYQIFQVDNSYITIFYDKHENNTVTAIQIINSDLEGNRKDMYTKPTDKLMEGFEYQLFDLTNATRVNHNLGVLTWDDHVKETARKHSVDMAENEYFNHENLQGQSPFDRMHEDNIAFIVAGENLAYGQFSSIFAHEGLMNSMGHRENILKADYRYLGVGVAFNAESQPYYTENFYSN from the coding sequence TTGAAACGATTTCTATTTTTAATATTAATTATATGTATTGCCTATATTTCAAAACCGGCTTGGACGGAATATGTAAATCGGGAGACAAGCCAGTCCGCGATAGATTCCATTAGCGCAAAAATAGAGTCCGTTAAAAATAATCCTGATATAGCTTCAGGGATCAATACAATAACGGACACGTTCCAAGGGCTAGTTGGACGGTTAGAGGATTCTATTGATGATAAGAAATCGGATTCTTCTAAGGTGGAAAATCCAACTTTAACTACTCCAGCCCATCAAAAGTTTTCCGTTCATAATATCGAACTAGGAGATTCAAAGGATGAGGTTGAACAAATGGTTGGTACTCCGAAACGCATGTCAAAAAATGAATATGGAGTCGACTGGTACAGTTATCATGAAAACTACCAAAATTTTATGATGGTTTCGTATGACGAAAATAATATAGTTAGTGGACTTTATACAAATCAAGATTTAATCTCATCCACTGATGGGATTGCGCTAGGAGGCACCAAGGAATCGATCGAAGGGTATCTAGGTGAGCCGTTAACAAAAATTCGCAAAGGTCTGGTATTTTATCAAGTTCAAGATAATGGAGAATATCAAATTTTTCAGGTAGACAATAGTTATATTACTATTTTTTATGATAAACATGAAAATAATACTGTCACAGCGATTCAAATAATCAATTCAGATCTAGAAGGAAATAGAAAGGATATGTACACGAAGCCAACTGATAAGCTTATGGAAGGTTTTGAGTATCAGCTGTTTGATTTAACGAATGCAACGAGAGTGAATCATAATTTAGGCGTATTAACCTGGGATGATCATGTAAAAGAGACAGCTCGTAAACATAGCGTGGATATGGCAGAAAATGAGTATTTTAATCATGAGAATTTACAAGGGCAGTCTCCCTTTGATAGGATGCATGAAGATAATATTGCCTTTATTGTTGCGGGGGAAAATTTGGCTTATGGTCAATTTAGTAGCATTTTTGCTCACGAAGGTTTAATGAATTCAATGGGACATAGGGAAAATATATTAAAAGCAGACTATAGATATTTAGGTGTTGGCGTTGCTTTTAACGCTGAATCACAGCCATATTATACAGAGAATTTCTATAGTAATTAA
- a CDS encoding VOC family protein, with protein MIKGIGHLAFTVDDMDKSLHFYCEILGFKKLFELNTADNEPWIVYLKVCEGQFIELFYGGSENVTMDDTTIGYSHLCLEVIDINEIANHIKSHGLILDVEPKQGLDFNHQCWVKDPDGNRIEFMQMHPDSPQMKS; from the coding sequence ATGATTAAAGGAATTGGACATTTGGCCTTTACCGTGGATGACATGGATAAATCATTACATTTCTATTGCGAAATTCTTGGTTTTAAAAAGTTATTCGAATTAAACACTGCGGATAATGAACCTTGGATTGTTTATCTGAAAGTGTGCGAAGGCCAATTTATTGAATTATTTTATGGTGGAAGTGAGAACGTAACGATGGATGATACTACTATAGGATATTCACATTTATGTTTAGAAGTTATTGATATTAATGAGATTGCTAATCATATTAAAAGTCATGGGTTAATTTTAGATGTTGAACCAAAGCAAGGGTTGGACTTTAACCATCAATGCTGGGTAAAAGACCCTGACGGTAATCGAATTGAATTCATGCAAATGCACCCTGATTCACCTCAAATGAAAAGCTAA
- a CDS encoding ABC transporter substrate-binding protein yields MKEMKKIIFMTLMACLALLLISCTNQESGGSSDSKSPEKANKEEVESGEREPITIKAAVIWDETMFNERFKEPIETKFPHITMEHIHIDTGNRESLEELFASGEVPDLFFTMNQEDMEYFELDQDLGELFEANKMEMDTSHLNQSLVDTIRGRDAEGRLVAWPYENTYYAMLYNKDIFDKFGIAYPSDELTWEETFDLARKLTQERDGVQYRGLEFRDTEVMLSQLSVNATNPETGEVEILQKDEFSNLLGLFSHYYDTIPDSYEGELRDEARFSTEQTTAMLITNAQALNWWQDNGINYDIATVPTWSDHPGVAPRGFLHTLTMNPLSENQEDILNIFNYFASEDYQNWMSRNGIGIVSNQKESQDEFFQEYESTHDKNIAAIFKNEAASPPERISLWDKYVNIDFQKYYESNMDPNEFLRVIMEEAETEIQEAKGSK; encoded by the coding sequence ATGAAAGAAATGAAGAAAATTATTTTTATGACACTTATGGCGTGCTTAGCATTACTACTTATTTCTTGTACCAATCAAGAATCTGGAGGATCGAGTGATTCGAAAAGTCCGGAGAAAGCTAATAAAGAGGAAGTTGAATCTGGAGAGCGCGAGCCGATCACAATAAAGGCCGCCGTTATATGGGATGAAACCATGTTTAATGAGCGATTCAAGGAGCCTATTGAAACGAAATTTCCGCATATTACGATGGAACATATTCATATTGATACTGGGAATAGAGAAAGTCTTGAAGAATTATTTGCCAGTGGGGAAGTTCCAGATTTATTTTTTACAATGAACCAAGAAGATATGGAGTACTTTGAACTAGATCAGGATTTAGGAGAATTATTTGAAGCGAACAAAATGGAGATGGATACAAGCCATTTAAATCAAAGTCTGGTTGATACGATCAGGGGAAGAGATGCGGAAGGGCGACTTGTTGCCTGGCCTTACGAAAATACCTACTATGCAATGCTTTATAACAAAGATATATTTGATAAATTTGGTATAGCATATCCATCCGATGAACTGACTTGGGAGGAAACCTTTGATTTAGCCAGAAAGCTAACACAAGAGAGGGACGGCGTGCAATACAGGGGATTGGAATTTAGAGATACAGAAGTAATGTTGTCACAGCTTTCCGTGAATGCTACTAATCCTGAAACAGGAGAGGTTGAAATCCTTCAAAAGGATGAGTTTTCAAATCTACTAGGTTTGTTTAGTCATTATTATGATACAATTCCTGACAGTTACGAAGGGGAATTGCGCGATGAGGCTCGGTTTAGTACAGAGCAGACAACCGCGATGTTGATAACCAATGCACAGGCATTAAATTGGTGGCAAGATAATGGAATCAATTACGACATTGCTACTGTTCCTACGTGGTCAGATCACCCTGGTGTAGCTCCAAGAGGATTTTTGCACACATTGACAATGAACCCATTGAGTGAAAATCAAGAAGATATTCTCAATATTTTCAACTACTTTGCCTCAGAGGATTATCAAAACTGGATGTCACGTAATGGAATTGGGATTGTCTCTAATCAAAAGGAATCACAGGATGAATTTTTCCAAGAATATGAAAGTACGCATGATAAAAATATTGCAGCAATCTTTAAGAATGAAGCTGCTTCACCCCCGGAAAGAATTAGTTTATGGGATAAGTATGTAAACATTGATTTTCAAAAGTATTATGAATCGAATATGGATCCAAATGAATTCCTTCGTGTAATCATGGAAGAAGCAGAGACCGAGATCCAAGAAGCAAAAGGATCGAAGTGA
- a CDS encoding VOC family protein: MSDTRTLRGLSTISYWADDLQAAKEWYIELLGIEPYFERSGPDGRLAYVEFRIGDYQHEFGLIDRSFEPDGATLSPGGVIMYWHVDDVTSTLEKLLSMGAKEYEEITHRGDEGFITASVVDPFGNILGIMYNPHYLKILSSTKKT; encoded by the coding sequence ATGAGTGACACACGGACTTTACGAGGATTATCCACCATCAGTTACTGGGCAGATGATCTTCAGGCAGCAAAGGAATGGTATATTGAGTTGTTAGGTATTGAGCCTTATTTTGAGCGCTCGGGACCGGACGGACGACTCGCTTATGTCGAGTTTCGCATTGGGGACTATCAGCATGAGTTTGGCTTGATCGATCGCAGCTTCGAGCCCGATGGTGCAACGCTTAGTCCGGGAGGTGTCATCATGTACTGGCATGTCGACGATGTGACATCAACTCTCGAAAAACTACTGTCTATGGGTGCGAAAGAGTATGAGGAAATCACACACCGTGGTGACGAGGGGTTCATAACCGCTTCTGTGGTCGACCCCTTTGGAAACATTCTAGGCATCATGTACAACCCGCACTATCTGAAAATTTTGAGCTCAACCAAAAAGACATAA
- a CDS encoding Gfo/Idh/MocA family protein: MKSLLKKVRWGIIGCGNVTEVKSGPAFNKIANSELVAVMRRNGELARDYAERHDVPKWYDDAEKLIRDSEVDAIYIATPPAFHKEYTIKAAAAGKPVYVEKPMALNHEECREMIQACEMAEVPLYVAYYRRALPRFLKLKEIIDSGVLGDIRFVTTRHFRASGEDVDPFNIPWRFQPDLSGGGLFFDVASHTLDILDFLLGPIKEAKGFASNHSGNYKVEDIVTATYLFESGAHGTGTWCFSACENVDVNEIVGSKGKVTFSTFGDGPIQMISAQGNEQWAIENPVHIQQPLIETIVGDLLGTGECQSVGKTAARTNWVMDELVKEYYAKIE, encoded by the coding sequence ATGAAGTCGTTATTAAAAAAAGTTAGATGGGGAATTATTGGCTGTGGTAATGTCACAGAAGTGAAAAGTGGACCTGCTTTTAACAAGATAGCCAATTCAGAGTTAGTTGCTGTCATGCGGAGGAATGGAGAGCTTGCGCGAGATTATGCCGAGCGCCATGATGTACCGAAATGGTATGATGACGCGGAAAAGCTAATTCGTGATTCTGAGGTGGATGCGATATACATTGCAACTCCGCCTGCCTTTCATAAGGAATATACAATAAAAGCTGCAGCAGCGGGAAAACCAGTCTATGTGGAGAAACCGATGGCATTAAACCATGAAGAATGCCGTGAAATGATCCAAGCATGTGAAATGGCAGAAGTGCCACTTTATGTCGCTTATTATCGTCGTGCATTACCAAGGTTTTTAAAATTGAAGGAAATTATTGATAGTGGGGTATTAGGCGATATCCGCTTCGTAACTACTAGGCACTTTAGGGCATCGGGAGAGGATGTAGACCCATTTAATATTCCGTGGAGATTTCAGCCTGATCTATCAGGTGGAGGATTATTTTTTGATGTTGCTAGCCATACACTCGATATTCTTGATTTTCTACTTGGACCAATCAAGGAAGCAAAAGGTTTTGCATCTAATCACAGTGGAAATTACAAGGTGGAGGATATTGTCACGGCAACGTATCTATTTGAATCAGGCGCGCATGGTACCGGAACATGGTGCTTTTCAGCCTGCGAAAATGTGGATGTAAATGAAATCGTGGGAAGTAAAGGAAAAGTCACCTTTTCTACTTTTGGTGATGGGCCTATTCAAATGATATCCGCCCAAGGTAATGAACAATGGGCAATTGAGAATCCAGTTCATATTCAACAGCCATTGATAGAAACAATTGTTGGCGACCTACTTGGAACTGGAGAATGTCAGAGTGTAGGTAAAACTGCAGCACGAACGAATTGGGTAATGGATGAGTTGGTAAAAGAATATTACGCAAAAATAGAGTAA
- a CDS encoding substrate-binding domain-containing protein: protein MGEEDKKTSKPMYEQIYDVLNNQIISGHYGEGDRVPSEKELAESYNVSRITSKKALELLAAAGLIIRLPGKGSFVKGKEDTAEKEALEQSRQQKGAPSLLGLVITDFDYSYGTRIVHGAEEASRENNCFLVLRRTLGVFENEVDAIKELQELGVDGLIVFPAHGEFFNEELLKLIIDKFPLVLIDRHLKGVAAASISTDNVKAALQGTQHLFELEHRNIGILTPPPRDTTAIEGRIEGFIEAHAAQGVVVNRDFWITDITSTLPNAFRKENIEADVDRIKKHIVKYPEITALFAVEYNIALLAKRAVQELQLKVPEDISIISFDSPELDFENVFKFTHLKQKEKEMGRMAIENILKLKEGLDISNRQLLDAELIIGESTKNAKK from the coding sequence GTGGGAGAAGAAGACAAAAAAACATCGAAACCGATGTATGAACAAATATATGATGTATTGAATAACCAAATTATTTCTGGTCATTACGGTGAGGGAGATAGGGTTCCTTCTGAAAAAGAGTTGGCCGAGTCATATAATGTAAGCCGAATAACTAGTAAGAAAGCATTGGAACTGCTTGCGGCCGCTGGTCTTATCATTAGGTTGCCGGGAAAAGGCTCGTTTGTAAAAGGGAAAGAAGATACTGCAGAAAAGGAAGCCTTAGAACAATCGCGTCAACAGAAGGGCGCTCCATCTTTACTGGGTCTAGTAATAACAGATTTTGATTATAGCTATGGTACTCGTATCGTCCATGGTGCGGAAGAAGCCTCGCGTGAAAATAATTGCTTTCTTGTTTTAAGAAGAACCTTAGGTGTTTTTGAAAATGAAGTAGATGCCATCAAAGAATTACAGGAACTCGGGGTGGACGGCCTAATAGTTTTTCCCGCCCATGGTGAATTTTTTAACGAAGAATTATTAAAATTAATTATTGATAAATTTCCACTTGTATTAATTGACCGCCATTTAAAAGGGGTAGCAGCAGCCTCAATTAGTACTGATAATGTAAAAGCGGCACTGCAAGGAACACAACATCTATTTGAGCTAGAACATCGAAATATTGGTATATTAACTCCTCCCCCGAGGGACACAACGGCGATAGAAGGAAGAATTGAGGGGTTCATAGAAGCACATGCGGCACAAGGGGTCGTAGTTAACAGAGATTTTTGGATTACAGATATTACTAGCACTCTACCGAATGCATTTAGGAAAGAAAATATAGAGGCAGATGTGGATAGGATAAAAAAACATATAGTGAAATATCCAGAGATTACTGCGTTATTTGCGGTCGAATACAATATTGCTTTACTGGCAAAAAGAGCAGTTCAAGAACTGCAACTGAAAGTACCAGAGGATATTTCTATTATTAGTTTCGATAGCCCTGAGTTAGATTTTGAAAATGTATTTAAGTTTACTCATCTAAAACAAAAGGAAAAAGAGATGGGGAGAATGGCGATAGAGAATATATTAAAACTCAAAGAGGGTTTGGATATTTCAAATAGACAACTTTTAGATGCTGAACTTATTATCGGTGAATCTACTAAAAACGCAAAGAAGTGA